In one Arachis duranensis cultivar V14167 chromosome 9, aradu.V14167.gnm2.J7QH, whole genome shotgun sequence genomic region, the following are encoded:
- the LOC107465050 gene encoding pentatricopeptide repeat-containing protein At4g38150-like, with translation MASMAFPGTATTRAALSSLSRAFFFSSSRTRTPTSLLQPPPISVFSSHSHPYPKSYSFHFTTRPFTSKKPNTTIDTKLNFSLSDSDSDSDKDSVVAATKDNKNSNKGKLPPPYDPFSKKPPKQEPEDPKDLQGIFHNMRSGDGLMNHAVKMFDALSKEGLTHVALELFAEIKDKGHVPDVVAHTAIVEAYANAGRPKEALKAHMRMLASGVTPNAYTYAVLIKGLAGGKVLKDAKRFVLEMMDKGMKPSAETYTAVFEGLVREEKVDEAMELLGQMKEKGFEPDEKAVREVMSNKRGPVFRTVMNVLFGK, from the coding sequence ATGGCATCGATGGCCTTCCCTGGCACCGCCACCACCAGAGCCGCACTCTCATCTCTATCGCGcgccttcttcttctcctcctcccgCACCCGCACTCCCACCTCCCTCCTCCAACCACCACCCATCTCCGTCTTCTCCTCACACTCACACCCATATCCCAAATCTTACAGCTTCCACTTCACAACGCGCCCATTCACCTCCAAGAAACCCAACACTACAATCGACACCAAACTCAACTTCTCACTCTCCGACTCTGACTCCGACTCCGATAAGGACAGCGTTGTTGCCGCCACCAAAGACAACAAGAACAGCAATAAGGGAAAGCTACCACCCCCCTACGACCCATTCAGCAAGAAGCCCCCGAAACAAGAGCCCGAGGACCCCAAGGACCTGCAAGGAATCTTCCACAACATGAGAAGCGGCGATGGCCTCATGAACCATGCAGTTAAGATGTTCGACGCATTGTCCAAAGAGGGTCTCACGCACGTGGCGCTAGAGCTCTTCGCTGAGATCAAGGACAAAGGTCACGTGCCGGACGTGGTGGCCCACACGGCCATTGTTGAGGCCTACGCCAACGCGGGCCGGCCCAAGGAAGCTCTAAAGGCCCACATGAGAATGCTGGCATCTGGGGTTACACCCAATGCATATACTTACGCTGTGCTTATAAAGGGGCTTGCTGGTGGGAAGGTTTTGAAGGATGCCAAGAGATTTGTGTTGGAGATGATGGATAAGGGGATGAAGCCCAGTGCCGAGACTTACACGGCGGTGTTTGAGGGGCTGGTTAGGGAAGAGAAGGTTGACGAGGCTATGGAGTTGTTGGGGCAGATGAAGGAGAAGGGGTTTGAACCTGATGAGAAGGCTGTGAGGGAGGTTATGAGCAATAAAAGAGGACCAGTTTTCAGAACTGTTATGAACGTTCTTTTTGGAAAATGA